A window of Streptomyces puniciscabiei contains these coding sequences:
- a CDS encoding sodium:solute symporter family transporter, producing MTVENCKCGQQVLRLAVMIGTGIWATASLTPSPTSPWAAAGSPPCRGRPDRGRSGAGHLRQPAVRAPSPRTRTCTERAENAVSLSACLEEPFEGRTPMLRMVSAAVTLVFFTVHIASGLVTGGVLFGHIFGAGFRLDMGGKADWGLGDFGQPHILARFAGVRTAGATRRASARMVGRCGA from the coding sequence ATGACGGTCGAAAACTGCAAATGTGGGCAGCAGGTCCTACGGCTGGCCGTCATGATCGGAACAGGCATCTGGGCTACAGCCTCACTCACACCTTCGCCGACTTCGCCGTGGGCGGCCGCAGGCTCCCCGCCGTGTCGGGGCCGGCCGGATCGCGGTCGGTCTGGCGCTGGGCACCTGCGGCAACCGGCTGTTCGTGCGCCGAGCCCGCGTACGCGTACCTGCACCGAGCGTGCCGAGAACGCCGTGAGCCTTTCGGCCTGCCTGGAGGAACCGTTCGAGGGCCGTACCCCCATGCTCCGGATGGTCTCGGCGGCGGTGACCCTGGTGTTCTTCACCGTCCACATCGCCAGCGGGCTGGTGACCGGCGGGGTGCTGTTCGGGCACATCTTCGGTGCAGGGTTCCGGCTGGACATGGGCGGCAAGGCTGACTGGGGCCTCGGCGACTTCGGCCAACCGCACATCCTGGCCCGCTTCGCGGGCGTCCGCACCGCCGGTGCGACGCGCCGCGCGTCGGCGCGAATGGTCGGTCGCTGCGGTGCGTGA
- a CDS encoding CsbD family protein gives MSAGEKAKAKAEQAKGKLKRATGRAAVDDPMVAEGQAEKSKGDARQAKEKIKDMFKR, from the coding sequence ATGTCGGCTGGTGAAAAGGCCAAGGCCAAGGCCGAGCAGGCCAAGGGAAAGCTGAAGAGGGCCACGGGACGAGCAGCTGTGGACGACCCGATGGTCGCCGAAGGCCAGGCGGAGAAGTCCAAAGGCGATGCACGCCAGGCCAAGGAGAAGATCAAGGACATGTTCAAGCGCTGA
- a CDS encoding DUF2071 domain-containing protein: MRGGLRCGAQGVAVGAACRLAGADVRPRVVPVQAVQALVPEPLVVDEHEGVVWVGLTPFVRADVRPPGVPAGLPTFLKISLRTHVRHPSGRDGLWFFSLEVACPPMPTAPGIGTPSHPGALDVTRREKTLVHSGRRWAGGSLLASRRAPRSAHRPADGAGRLADLAPAGVHAPARPALGDARVTRTVAAGRRPPGGAGADAHRLGGPSGPLL, from the coding sequence GTGCGTGGTGGCCTACGGTGCGGAGCACAGGGTGTGGCTGTCGGCGCTGCGTGCAGGCTGGCTGGCGCAGACGTTCGTCCACGGGTCGTTCCCGTGCAGGCAGTCCAGGCTCTGGTGCCCGAGCCTCTGGTCGTGGACGAGCACGAGGGCGTGGTCTGGGTCGGGCTCACGCCGTTCGTGAGGGCGGACGTACGCCCGCCCGGCGTACCGGCCGGGCTGCCCACGTTCCTGAAGATCAGCCTGAGGACCCACGTGCGGCACCCCAGCGGCCGGGACGGGCTGTGGTTCTTCTCCCTCGAGGTCGCCTGCCCGCCGATGCCGACGGCGCCAGGAATCGGCACGCCCTCTCACCCCGGCGCCCTCGACGTCACCAGGCGGGAGAAGACCCTCGTCCACTCCGGGCGGAGATGGGCCGGGGGGAGCCTCCTAGCGTCTCGTCGTGCGCCCAGGTCTGCCCATCGACCGGCCGACGGAGCGGGACGTTTGGCTGACCTCGCGCCGGCGGGCGTACACGCGCCGGCTCGGCCTGCTCTGGGAGACGCGCGTGTAACACGCACCGTCGCCGCTGGCCGGCGCCCGCCTGGAGGCGCTGGAGCAGACGCTCACCGGCTCGGGGGGCCTTCCGGTCCCCTCCTGTGA
- a CDS encoding cysteine hydrolase family protein has product MSKVALIIIDMINTYDHEDAELLLPSAESVVPVVSDLAERARRRSVPVIYVNDNWGEWRSHHGELLNRALAGPHAHLVEPLRPDADSLFVLKTRHSMFFDTPLQYLLRQQGIEQLVLCGQVTEQCVLYSALDAHIRHFQVTVPEDAVAHIHEDLARAALRMMERNMGARVCRSQDLWM; this is encoded by the coding sequence ATGAGCAAGGTCGCTCTGATCATCATCGACATGATCAACACGTACGACCACGAGGACGCCGAACTGCTGCTCCCCTCGGCCGAGTCGGTCGTGCCGGTCGTATCCGACCTTGCGGAGCGCGCACGGCGCCGTTCCGTCCCGGTCATCTATGTCAACGACAATTGGGGCGAGTGGCGCTCCCATCACGGTGAGCTGCTCAACCGTGCTCTCGCGGGGCCGCACGCTCATCTCGTGGAACCGCTGCGGCCCGATGCGGACTCCCTGTTCGTTCTCAAGACCCGCCACTCGATGTTCTTCGACACCCCGCTTCAGTACCTGCTGCGGCAGCAGGGCATCGAGCAGCTGGTGCTCTGCGGACAGGTCACCGAACAGTGCGTTCTCTATTCAGCCCTGGACGCCCACATCCGGCATTTCCAGGTGACCGTCCCCGAGGACGCTGTCGCGCACATCCATGAGGACCTCGCTCGGGCGGCACTGCGGATGATGGAGCGGAACATGGGCGCGCGCGTGTGCAGGAGCCAGGACCTCTGGATGTGA
- a CDS encoding restriction endonuclease: MVTPTRPVRRVRGERRFDLRATALFFALLAIVFCVLAFLVRTAAGIVERRPLWAVILTLLSVAGVLTSRPRWRKASVTHCAGRAARALEEAAEMASDDLRDTAVVDADRPAAQFGGPAEHVGAAESSAADGCLADYAGLDPDAFERAIADLCTGYGCRDVEVVGGAGDLGADVVAVTPDGRRLVIQCKQYGDTHKVGSQDVQRFGGTCFTIHKADVAVLVTTSEFTEPAREYARQCGIVCVDGPGLVAWCRGTGPNPWQQTGIES; encoded by the coding sequence ATGGTCACACCGACGCGCCCTGTTCGCCGCGTCCGTGGAGAACGGCGGTTCGATCTGCGCGCCACCGCTCTCTTCTTCGCGCTCCTGGCGATCGTCTTCTGCGTCCTGGCGTTCTTGGTGCGCACAGCGGCCGGCATCGTCGAGCGTCGTCCGCTGTGGGCCGTGATCCTGACCCTGCTCAGCGTCGCGGGCGTTCTGACGTCCCGGCCCAGGTGGCGCAAGGCGTCCGTCACGCACTGCGCCGGCCGGGCTGCCCGAGCGCTGGAGGAGGCAGCCGAGATGGCGTCCGACGACCTGCGCGACACGGCGGTGGTGGATGCCGACCGGCCGGCGGCGCAGTTCGGCGGACCGGCAGAACACGTCGGTGCAGCAGAGTCGTCAGCCGCTGACGGCTGCCTGGCCGACTACGCCGGCCTCGATCCGGACGCCTTCGAGCGAGCCATAGCCGACCTGTGCACCGGATACGGCTGCCGGGATGTGGAAGTGGTGGGAGGCGCGGGCGATTTGGGAGCGGACGTCGTGGCGGTCACGCCGGACGGACGGCGCCTGGTCATCCAGTGCAAACAGTACGGCGACACCCACAAAGTCGGCTCACAGGACGTCCAGCGCTTCGGGGGTACCTGTTTCACCATTCACAAGGCCGATGTCGCAGTGCTCGTCACGACGAGCGAGTTCACGGAACCCGCAAGGGAGTACGCGCGGCAGTGCGGAATCGTCTGCGTGGACGGTCCCGGCCTCGTGGCGTGGTGCCGCGGCACCGGCCCGAACCCGTGGCAGCAGACCGGCATCGAGTCCTGA
- a CDS encoding helix-turn-helix domain-containing protein, whose amino-acid sequence MRKGKWITGGAREKLAEVFAREYKEGRSIRAIAEAHDRSYGFVHRVLTEADVPLRTRGGDVRTGTARQTR is encoded by the coding sequence ATGCGCAAGGGAAAGTGGATCACCGGTGGCGCACGCGAGAAGCTCGCGGAAGTCTTCGCCCGGGAGTACAAGGAGGGGCGATCGATCCGGGCGATAGCCGAGGCACACGACCGGTCCTACGGCTTCGTGCATCGTGTGCTCACCGAAGCGGACGTACCGCTCAGGACCCGCGGGGGCGATGTGCGCACGGGCACCGCCCGGCAGACGCGATGA
- a CDS encoding DUF5133 domain-containing protein, which yields MLLPAERELRAVPARFAEARFRLGLQPTGQSSRDLEDTSRRLCAMTGTQSVDQAPAAADALLEELRGGCQRVGKADRTLAA from the coding sequence GTGCTGTTGCCTGCAGAGAGGGAACTGCGTGCCGTGCCGGCCCGCTTCGCCGAGGCCCGCTTCCGCCTTGGCCTGCAGCCCACCGGACAGTCGAGCCGGGACCTGGAGGACACCTCCCGCAGGCTGTGCGCCATGACCGGCACCCAGTCGGTGGACCAGGCCCCTGCCGCCGCCGACGCCCTCCTGGAGGAGCTGCGCGGGGGCTGCCAGAGGGTCGGAAAAGCCGACCGCACACTGGCGGCCTGA
- a CDS encoding RNA polymerase sigma factor SigF, with protein sequence MATTVVPTAEETVDVPGVPEIADPSKVAPRDARELSKVFFDQLAVLEEGTPEYQYARNTLIEMNMSLVRYAAGRFRSRGPQEMEDIVQVGMIGLIKAIDRFELSREVEFTSFAVPYIVGEIKRFFRDTSWAVHVPRRLQEARVQLACAKEELSSRLGRTPTTKELSELMCLPEEEVVEAQLASNGHRSTSLDAAINGSEDGEAALADFIGNEDAALGLVEDFRTLAPLIAQLDERERKLIHWRFVEELTQAQIGERLGVSQMHVSRLLSRLLARLREGMLTTG encoded by the coding sequence ATGGCGACGACGGTCGTACCAACTGCCGAGGAGACAGTGGACGTACCGGGCGTACCGGAGATAGCAGACCCTTCCAAGGTCGCGCCGAGGGACGCGCGGGAGCTGTCCAAGGTGTTCTTCGACCAGCTCGCGGTGCTGGAGGAGGGCACGCCGGAGTACCAGTACGCGCGCAACACGCTCATCGAGATGAACATGTCCCTCGTCCGCTACGCGGCCGGCCGGTTCCGCAGCCGCGGCCCGCAGGAGATGGAGGACATCGTCCAGGTCGGCATGATCGGCCTGATCAAGGCGATCGACCGGTTCGAGCTGTCCCGTGAGGTCGAGTTCACCTCCTTCGCCGTGCCGTACATCGTCGGTGAGATCAAGCGGTTCTTCCGCGACACCTCCTGGGCCGTGCACGTACCGCGCCGACTCCAGGAGGCGCGCGTCCAACTCGCCTGTGCGAAGGAGGAGTTGAGCAGCAGGCTCGGCCGGACGCCGACCACCAAGGAGCTGTCGGAGCTGATGTGCCTGCCCGAGGAGGAGGTCGTGGAGGCCCAGCTCGCCTCCAACGGCCACAGGTCGACCTCCCTCGACGCGGCGATCAACGGCAGCGAGGACGGTGAAGCGGCGCTGGCCGACTTCATCGGCAACGAGGACGCCGCCCTGGGCCTGGTAGAGGACTTCCGCACCCTCGCCCCGCTGATCGCCCAACTCGACGAGCGCGAACGCAAGCTCATCCACTGGCGCTTCGTCGAGGAACTCACCCAGGCCCAGATCGGCGAACGCCTCGGCGTCTCCCAGATGCACGTCTCCCGGCTGCTCTCCCGTCTCTTGGCCCGCCTGCGCGAAGGCATGCTCACCACTGGATGA
- a CDS encoding PRC-barrel domain-containing protein, whose product MNTLMLASELTKRVVVTLGGEAVAQIRDTVFDARAGRITGFTLSGRGLLSGPLKESLPFSGVHAIGPSAVMIPSEAVLENRDAVVGTGEAERGQVIGAPVLTDQGTEVGTVLDVVIEAGTAGRVIGFEIAAHENLDSRKRKTFIPRGETLAVSGRALVVPAHASRFVADDLPSFSAQVEAFRAQAAQSRAGVPAAGEGGAA is encoded by the coding sequence GTGAACACCCTGATGCTCGCCTCCGAACTGACCAAGCGCGTGGTCGTGACGCTGGGCGGCGAGGCGGTCGCCCAGATCCGCGACACCGTCTTCGACGCTCGGGCCGGTCGGATCACGGGCTTCACCCTGAGCGGACGCGGGCTGTTGTCCGGCCCTCTCAAGGAGAGCCTCCCCTTCTCCGGAGTGCACGCCATCGGACCGTCCGCCGTGATGATTCCCAGTGAGGCGGTCCTGGAGAACCGCGACGCGGTCGTGGGGACCGGCGAAGCCGAACGCGGTCAGGTCATCGGCGCGCCCGTCCTCACCGACCAGGGGACCGAGGTGGGCACAGTCCTGGACGTGGTGATCGAGGCCGGCACCGCCGGACGGGTCATCGGATTCGAGATCGCCGCCCACGAGAACCTCGATTCCCGGAAGCGGAAGACGTTCATCCCGCGCGGGGAGACACTGGCCGTCTCCGGCCGGGCCCTGGTCGTCCCCGCGCACGCCAGCCGTTTCGTCGCCGACGACCTCCCCAGCTTCAGCGCTCAGGTCGAGGCCTTCCGCGCCCAGGCCGCGCAATCACGCGCCGGCGTGCCCGCGGCCGGAGAAGGAGGTGCGGCATGA
- a CDS encoding PRC-barrel domain-containing protein, whose protein sequence is MMMFSQALGLPVITSVDAEQLGRVESLTIDARNGRVACLRLSGAPKHATTIAWNAIEAVGRDAVIVRSRTGTDPGQSDVPTHHEALGHRVLTEHGTAHGTVKDIAFDNTTGRILTLYTALGDVPADQLLGLGSYAVVVRVEPAGAPGARG, encoded by the coding sequence ATGATGATGTTCTCCCAGGCCCTGGGCCTGCCCGTGATCACCTCCGTAGATGCCGAACAGCTCGGGCGCGTGGAGTCGCTGACCATCGATGCCCGCAACGGGCGGGTCGCCTGCCTGCGTCTGTCCGGGGCTCCGAAACACGCCACGACCATCGCCTGGAACGCGATCGAAGCCGTCGGCCGGGACGCCGTCATCGTGCGCTCCCGCACCGGCACCGATCCGGGGCAGAGCGACGTTCCCACCCACCACGAGGCCCTCGGGCACCGGGTCCTGACGGAACACGGCACCGCGCACGGCACCGTCAAGGACATCGCCTTCGACAACACGACCGGGCGCATCCTCACGCTCTACACGGCGCTCGGTGACGTCCCCGCAGACCAACTCCTCGGCCTCGGCTCCTACGCCGTGGTGGTCCGCGTCGAGCCCGCCGGGGCTCCGGGGGCACGGGGGTGA
- a CDS encoding YihY/virulence factor BrkB family protein: MRVRGEGVAVMRQAGGRRYGWWAALRRTPVSIWNDDVMDWAAALTYYAVLALFPVLLVILSVIGLTMPKTTPEVIDRMTGVVPATSRGLLRSALRQMAGQSSAAWMLVFFGVVGALWSGCSYLSVFRRALHAIHHVSAHRPVWRTAPRIIVTAIVLISLLVTTTLALLVSGSLAGRLGRALNLGTVPHTAWDTLRWPVLAAVAGALVLVLYRSGPSCSRPVRRMAPGGGLAILLLLIVSLGFTVYASHVSTYYRLYGSLAGVVVFLVWLWLSNLALLIGAQFNAELAKPGAPRPAAITGSASPPAQPPG; this comes from the coding sequence ATGAGGGTGCGTGGAGAGGGCGTTGCGGTGATGCGGCAGGCCGGCGGTCGGCGGTACGGGTGGTGGGCGGCGCTGCGCCGGACACCGGTGTCCATCTGGAACGACGACGTCATGGACTGGGCGGCCGCCCTGACGTACTACGCGGTCCTGGCCCTGTTCCCCGTACTGCTGGTCATCCTCTCGGTCATCGGGCTGACCATGCCCAAGACGACTCCTGAGGTGATCGACCGGATGACGGGGGTCGTCCCGGCCACCTCGCGCGGACTGCTGCGCAGCGCACTCCGGCAAATGGCCGGTCAGTCGTCAGCGGCATGGATGCTGGTGTTCTTCGGTGTCGTGGGCGCGTTGTGGTCGGGCTGCAGTTACCTGAGCGTCTTTCGCAGGGCCCTGCACGCGATCCACCACGTCAGTGCGCACCGGCCGGTGTGGCGCACGGCCCCCCGCATCATCGTCACGGCGATCGTGCTGATCAGCCTGCTGGTGACCACCACTCTCGCGCTGCTGGTGAGCGGCAGCCTGGCCGGGCGTCTGGGCCGGGCGTTGAACCTGGGCACCGTGCCCCACACCGCGTGGGACACACTGCGCTGGCCTGTCCTGGCCGCCGTCGCGGGCGCCCTGGTGCTGGTGCTCTACCGTTCGGGTCCGTCTTGCTCGAGACCCGTGCGGAGGATGGCGCCGGGCGGCGGCCTGGCGATCCTGCTCCTGCTGATCGTCTCGTTGGGCTTCACCGTCTACGCCTCGCATGTGAGCACCTATTACCGCCTGTACGGCTCGCTGGCAGGCGTGGTGGTCTTTCTCGTCTGGCTGTGGCTGTCCAACCTCGCGCTTCTGATCGGCGCCCAGTTCAACGCCGAGTTGGCGAAACCTGGCGCGCCACGGCCGGCAGCGATCACCGGCTCCGCGTCCCCGCCCGCGCAGCCTCCCGGCTGA
- a CDS encoding CsbD family protein, which translates to MSGADKAGNAGDKIKGKAKEAVGKAVGNERLEAEGKADQVEGDVRQAGEKAKDAAKDIFGD; encoded by the coding sequence ATGAGCGGCGCGGACAAGGCAGGCAACGCCGGCGACAAGATCAAGGGCAAGGCCAAGGAAGCGGTCGGCAAGGCGGTCGGCAACGAGCGTCTGGAAGCCGAAGGCAAGGCCGACCAGGTCGAAGGTGACGTCAGGCAGGCGGGGGAGAAGGCCAAGGACGCGGCGAAGGACATCTTCGGGGACTGA